A single Clavibacter nebraskensis NCPPB 2581 DNA region contains:
- a CDS encoding glycine betaine ABC transporter substrate-binding protein has product MTPLPRSTRLRRALGVPALVAAALATLTGCGLQPATAYVPDTAPGSIQPLDLPAGAHLTVTSKNFTEQLILGKIAVIAAKAAGFQVTDQTNVPGSVPARELMTSHGADMTWEYTGTAWLSYLGEPKGIPDQRAQYEAVRDADAANGLTWLTPAPLNNTYALAIRSEEADKLGITKLSQIAELPVDQRTFCVEAEFNSRSDGLSPLLETYGIPRGSADGVPDGNISIFDTGAVYTATDRGTCEFGEVFTTDGRIDKLGLTILQDDLGFFPAYNVAPVLDSATLAEYPGLQDVFDRISPAITDDALREMNLRVDDQGEEPADVAYDFMVDHGFVTAP; this is encoded by the coding sequence GTGACGCCCCTCCCCCGCTCGACGCGCCTCCGCCGCGCGCTCGGCGTGCCCGCCCTCGTGGCCGCGGCCCTCGCGACCCTCACCGGCTGCGGCCTGCAGCCCGCGACGGCGTACGTGCCCGACACGGCGCCCGGATCCATCCAGCCCCTCGACCTGCCGGCCGGCGCGCACCTCACGGTCACGTCGAAGAACTTCACCGAGCAGCTGATCCTCGGCAAGATCGCCGTGATCGCGGCGAAGGCGGCCGGCTTCCAGGTCACCGACCAGACGAACGTGCCCGGCAGCGTGCCCGCTCGCGAGCTCATGACGAGCCACGGCGCCGACATGACGTGGGAGTACACGGGCACCGCCTGGCTCAGCTACCTGGGCGAGCCGAAGGGCATCCCCGACCAGCGCGCCCAGTACGAGGCCGTGCGTGACGCCGACGCGGCCAACGGGCTCACCTGGCTGACCCCCGCGCCGCTGAACAACACCTACGCGCTCGCCATCCGCAGCGAGGAGGCGGACAAGCTCGGCATCACGAAGCTGTCGCAGATCGCGGAGCTCCCCGTCGACCAGCGCACGTTCTGCGTGGAGGCGGAGTTCAACTCGCGCTCCGACGGCCTGTCGCCGCTGCTCGAGACGTACGGCATCCCCCGCGGGTCCGCGGACGGCGTGCCCGACGGCAACATCTCGATCTTCGACACGGGCGCGGTCTACACGGCGACCGATCGCGGCACGTGCGAGTTCGGCGAGGTCTTCACGACCGACGGCCGCATCGACAAGCTCGGCCTCACGATCCTCCAGGACGACCTCGGCTTCTTCCCGGCCTACAACGTCGCGCCGGTGCTCGACTCGGCGACGCTGGCCGAGTACCCCGGGCTCCAGGACGTCTTCGACCGGATCTCCCCCGCCATCACCGACGACGCCCTCCGCGAGATGAACCTCCGCGTCGACGACCAGGGCGAGGAGCCCGCGGACGTCGCCTACGACTTCATGGTCGACCACGGGTTCGTCACGGCGCCGTGA